Proteins from a genomic interval of Geodermatophilus obscurus DSM 43160:
- a CDS encoding HPr family phosphocarrier protein: MPSQTVTVGSRVGLHARPAALIAEAVGKAGVPVTLATPGGNAVDAGSPLMIMTLGAKQGTEVVVSSDDPAVLEQIAGLVAQDLDAE, encoded by the coding sequence ATGCCCAGTCAGACCGTCACCGTCGGCTCCCGGGTCGGGCTGCACGCCCGACCGGCGGCCCTGATCGCCGAGGCCGTCGGCAAGGCCGGGGTACCGGTCACGCTGGCCACGCCCGGGGGCAACGCGGTGGACGCCGGGTCGCCGCTGATGATCATGACGCTCGGCGCGAAGCAGGGGACGGAGGTCGTCGTCAGCAGCGACGACCCCGCCGTCCTCGAGCAGATCGCGGGCCTGGTCGCCCAGGACCTCGACGCCGAGTAG
- a CDS encoding tannase/feruloyl esterase family alpha/beta hydrolase — MGPIRARTVVAGVALAVVASLGWTTPAGAVDAAARCAALAGVDIPARVIGLPTTGGEVTDAALVAPSGSGTSAIGEHCEVTAALHPVDPAAPDIRLQVALPTTWNQKALMFGGGGYNGTIPALDGNVPFGPSDAPRPLGRGYATFASDSGHQAPAGFLPTASLYGEFLANDEALRNFSGDALKKTRDAAVFVIDRYYDREEPEQTYFAGGSTGGREALAVAQRWERDFDGVISVYPAFNAATLDLYFGHMTRQLAAPGAFPRPAQQVLLYNAVITACDGLDGLTDGVISNEPACDFDPAVLRCPEGQDAGDACLSDPQITAIRAVSSAVTFPYPLASGETGYPGFPFLSGADMSTPLLGLGTTAPADPMPKTAGYGMQFWDAWVEYAVTRDPGFDSLSLDPLAPGPWEDRISELTALQDVNDTDLRPFAGRGGKLLLLHGTADELVSHRATVEYYEGMVQTMGQRKVDAFARFYLVPGANHANLAAAFAAGWDSLTALDRWVTTGAAPADPVVRDTNPGATRTRPLCEYPAHPRYDGTGSPDDAASFDCGTG, encoded by the coding sequence ATGGGCCCGATCAGAGCCAGGACGGTCGTGGCGGGGGTGGCCCTCGCCGTCGTCGCCTCACTCGGGTGGACGACGCCCGCGGGCGCCGTCGACGCCGCCGCCCGGTGCGCAGCGCTCGCCGGGGTCGACATCCCCGCACGCGTCATCGGGTTGCCGACGACGGGCGGGGAGGTGACCGACGCCGCCCTCGTGGCGCCGTCCGGGAGCGGCACCTCCGCGATCGGGGAGCACTGCGAGGTCACCGCCGCGTTGCACCCCGTGGACCCAGCTGCCCCGGACATCCGCCTGCAGGTGGCGCTGCCCACCACGTGGAACCAGAAGGCGCTGATGTTCGGCGGGGGTGGCTACAACGGGACCATCCCGGCGCTCGACGGGAACGTCCCCTTCGGGCCGAGCGACGCCCCCAGGCCGCTCGGCCGCGGGTACGCGACCTTCGCCAGCGACTCCGGGCACCAGGCACCCGCCGGCTTCCTGCCGACCGCCTCGCTCTACGGCGAGTTCCTCGCCAACGACGAGGCGCTGCGCAACTTCTCCGGCGACGCCCTGAAGAAGACCCGGGACGCCGCCGTGTTCGTCATCGACCGGTACTACGACAGGGAGGAGCCCGAGCAGACCTACTTCGCCGGTGGCTCCACCGGCGGCCGCGAGGCACTCGCCGTCGCCCAGCGCTGGGAGCGCGACTTCGACGGGGTCATCAGCGTCTATCCCGCGTTCAACGCCGCCACCCTCGACCTGTACTTCGGCCACATGACCCGTCAGCTCGCCGCGCCGGGCGCCTTCCCCCGTCCCGCGCAGCAGGTGCTGCTCTACAACGCCGTCATCACGGCCTGCGACGGCCTCGACGGGCTGACCGACGGCGTCATCAGCAACGAGCCGGCCTGCGACTTCGACCCCGCCGTCCTCCGCTGCCCGGAGGGGCAGGACGCCGGTGACGCCTGCCTGTCGGACCCGCAGATCACCGCGATCCGCGCCGTCTCCAGCGCGGTCACGTTCCCGTACCCCCTGGCCAGTGGCGAGACCGGGTACCCGGGCTTCCCGTTCCTCTCGGGCGCGGACATGTCCACACCGCTGCTCGGCCTGGGGACGACCGCGCCGGCCGACCCCATGCCGAAGACCGCCGGCTACGGCATGCAGTTCTGGGACGCCTGGGTCGAGTACGCGGTGACCCGGGACCCCGGCTTCGATTCGCTGTCCCTGGACCCGCTGGCGCCCGGCCCGTGGGAGGACCGCATCTCCGAGCTCACCGCGCTGCAGGACGTGAACGACACCGACCTGCGGCCGTTCGCAGGCAGGGGCGGGAAGCTCCTGCTGCTGCACGGCACGGCGGACGAGCTGGTCAGCCACCGGGCGACGGTGGAGTACTACGAGGGGATGGTGCAGACCATGGGGCAGCGCAAGGTCGACGCGTTCGCCCGCTTCTACCTGGTCCCGGGTGCCAACCACGCCAACCTCGCCGCCGCCTTCGCCGCCGGCTGGGACTCCCTGACCGCCCTGGACCGCTGGGTCACGACCGGCGCGGCGCCGGCGGACCCCGTGGTCCGGGACACCAACCCCGGGGCCACCCGCACGCGGCCGCTGTGCGAGTACCCGGCCCACCCCCGGTACGACGGCACGGGGAGTCCTGACGATGCGGCCAGCTTCGACTGCGGAACGGGATAG
- a CDS encoding PTS fructose transporter subunit IIABC, translating into MPDLITPDLVALDADLGSDKTTVVRRLAGLVAGTGRATGADALADDALAREAQAATGLPGGIAIPHCRSAAVTEASLAFARLDPKVDFGAPDGPADLAFLIAAPAHGDADHLTLLTALARALVRPEFVASLRAAGSADEVVRLVQEVVAPEPAPAGAPAASGSSSAATAATPAAAPAAGTGTAGARRSLVVVSACPTGIAHTYMAADKLTAAAEAAGVDVHVETQGSSGSTPLDPAVIRAADAVIFAVDVGVRDRDRFAGKPLVQSGTKRAINEPDVMVREALAAADDPNARRVPGSAGGADEPAAAGGRPGTATEIRRWLLTGVSYMIPFVAAGGLLIALGFLFGGYQIVNPDPSSADGNSYALNWALNNTFLNLPDVAPLEGLNDGFWGYLGAVCTVLGQAAFGFLVPALAGYIAYAIADRPGIVPGFVVGFVSVQVGAGFIGGLIGGIIAGFAALWISRWKLPVGVRGLQPVVIIPLLATLISSGLMVVVLGRPLAAALTGLGNWLNGLTGTSAVLLGIILGLMMCFDLGGPVNKAAYVFATTGLAAGSGAPLVIMATVMAAGMVPPLAMALSTAIRPKLYTPAERDNGKAAWLLGLSFISEGAIPFAAADPLRVIPSMMLGGATTGAIVASSGVELRAPHGGIFVFFAMTNVLMFLVALVIGTIVGAIAVTIAKSIGRPKADAVPEDAVDMAHAHTAAPVTQPARA; encoded by the coding sequence ATGCCCGACCTGATCACCCCAGACCTGGTGGCGCTCGACGCCGACCTGGGTTCCGACAAGACCACGGTGGTGCGCCGTCTCGCCGGCCTCGTCGCCGGCACGGGGCGGGCCACCGGGGCCGACGCCCTCGCCGACGACGCCCTGGCCCGCGAGGCGCAGGCCGCCACCGGCCTGCCCGGCGGCATCGCGATCCCGCACTGCCGCTCCGCCGCGGTCACCGAGGCCTCGCTCGCCTTCGCCCGGCTGGACCCCAAGGTCGACTTCGGCGCCCCCGACGGCCCGGCCGACCTGGCGTTCCTCATCGCCGCGCCGGCCCACGGCGACGCCGACCACCTCACCCTGCTGACCGCGCTGGCCCGGGCGCTGGTGCGGCCGGAGTTCGTGGCCTCGCTGCGCGCCGCCGGCTCCGCCGACGAGGTCGTGCGGCTGGTGCAGGAGGTCGTCGCCCCCGAGCCGGCGCCCGCCGGGGCCCCCGCGGCGTCCGGCTCCTCGAGCGCCGCGACCGCCGCGACCCCCGCCGCCGCACCGGCCGCCGGCACCGGCACGGCCGGCGCCCGCCGCAGCCTGGTCGTGGTCAGCGCCTGCCCGACCGGCATCGCGCACACCTACATGGCCGCCGACAAGCTCACCGCCGCCGCCGAGGCGGCCGGGGTCGACGTGCACGTGGAGACCCAGGGCTCCTCGGGCTCCACCCCGCTCGACCCGGCCGTCATCCGGGCCGCGGACGCGGTCATCTTCGCCGTCGACGTCGGCGTCCGGGACCGCGACCGGTTCGCCGGCAAGCCGCTCGTCCAGTCCGGCACCAAGCGGGCCATCAACGAGCCGGACGTGATGGTCCGCGAGGCGCTGGCCGCCGCCGACGACCCGAACGCGCGCCGGGTGCCGGGGAGCGCCGGTGGCGCCGACGAGCCCGCCGCCGCGGGCGGCCGACCGGGCACCGCCACGGAGATCCGCCGCTGGCTGCTCACCGGCGTCAGCTACATGATCCCGTTCGTCGCCGCGGGTGGTCTGCTCATCGCCCTGGGCTTCCTCTTCGGCGGCTACCAGATCGTCAACCCCGACCCGTCCTCGGCCGACGGCAACAGCTACGCCCTGAACTGGGCGTTGAACAACACCTTCCTCAACCTGCCCGACGTCGCGCCCCTCGAGGGCCTCAACGACGGGTTCTGGGGCTACCTCGGCGCGGTCTGCACCGTGCTCGGCCAGGCGGCCTTCGGGTTCCTGGTCCCGGCGCTGGCCGGCTACATCGCCTACGCGATCGCCGACCGGCCAGGCATCGTCCCCGGCTTCGTCGTCGGCTTCGTCTCCGTCCAGGTGGGCGCCGGCTTCATCGGCGGCCTGATCGGCGGCATCATCGCCGGCTTCGCCGCGCTGTGGATCAGCCGCTGGAAGCTGCCGGTCGGGGTCCGGGGCCTGCAGCCGGTCGTCATCATCCCGCTGCTCGCCACGCTGATCTCCAGCGGGCTCATGGTCGTCGTCCTCGGCCGCCCGCTGGCCGCCGCCCTCACCGGCCTGGGCAACTGGCTCAACGGCCTGACCGGCACCTCGGCGGTCCTGCTCGGGATCATCCTCGGCCTGATGATGTGCTTCGACCTCGGCGGCCCGGTCAACAAGGCGGCCTACGTCTTCGCCACCACCGGGCTGGCCGCCGGCTCCGGCGCCCCGCTGGTCATCATGGCCACGGTCATGGCGGCCGGCATGGTGCCCCCGCTGGCGATGGCCCTGAGCACCGCCATCCGGCCGAAGCTCTACACCCCTGCCGAGCGGGACAACGGCAAGGCGGCCTGGCTGCTGGGTCTGTCCTTCATCTCCGAGGGCGCGATCCCGTTCGCCGCGGCCGACCCGCTGCGGGTCATCCCCTCGATGATGCTGGGCGGCGCGACCACCGGCGCCATCGTGGCGTCCAGCGGTGTGGAGCTGCGGGCCCCGCACGGCGGCATCTTCGTCTTCTTCGCGATGACCAACGTGCTGATGTTCCTCGTCGCCCTCGTCATCGGGACGATCGTCGGCGCCATCGCGGTGACCATCGCGAAGAGCATCGGCCGCCCGAAGGCCGACGCCGTCCCGGAGGACGCCGTGGACATGGCCCACGCGCACACCGCCGCCCCGGTCACCCAGCCGGCTCGGGCCTGA
- a CDS encoding tyrosine-protein phosphatase encodes MTSGASDRLRTDRWLRLDGTTNTRDLGGLPTSDGGSTVPGRVLRSDNLQTLSEADVRRLVDEVRLREVVDLRTTAEVLLEGRGPLRAVPEVTHRHFTLLPERGHHTDVFAVEEDALPELPADWAESILPRQVTEGDQGEPPAVRSYLGYLAHRPENVIAALRALAAPADGATVVHCAAGKDRTGVVVAFALAVAGVPHEEIVADYALTAEVIDDLVAKLAASPTYAEDMVRRDVASHTPRAETMRRVLELLDERHGGPLGWLTEHGFGPEEQAALRARLRE; translated from the coding sequence GTGACCTCCGGAGCCTCCGACCGTCTGCGGACCGACCGCTGGCTGCGCCTCGACGGGACGACGAACACCCGCGACCTCGGCGGCCTGCCCACCTCCGACGGCGGGAGCACGGTCCCCGGCCGGGTGCTGCGCAGCGACAACCTGCAGACCCTGAGCGAGGCCGACGTCCGCCGGCTCGTCGACGAGGTGCGGCTGCGCGAGGTCGTCGACCTGCGCACCACCGCCGAGGTGCTGCTGGAGGGGCGCGGCCCGCTGCGCGCGGTGCCCGAGGTGACGCACCGGCACTTCACCCTGCTGCCCGAGCGCGGCCACCACACCGACGTGTTCGCCGTCGAGGAGGACGCCCTGCCGGAGCTGCCGGCCGACTGGGCCGAGTCCATCCTGCCGCGGCAGGTGACCGAGGGCGATCAGGGCGAGCCTCCCGCGGTGCGCTCCTACCTGGGCTACCTCGCGCACCGGCCCGAGAACGTCATCGCCGCGCTGCGCGCCCTCGCCGCTCCGGCCGACGGCGCCACGGTCGTGCACTGCGCCGCGGGCAAGGACCGCACCGGGGTCGTGGTGGCCTTCGCGCTCGCCGTGGCCGGCGTGCCGCACGAGGAGATCGTCGCCGACTACGCGCTGACCGCCGAGGTCATCGACGACCTGGTGGCCAAGCTCGCCGCCTCACCGACCTACGCCGAGGACATGGTGCGCCGCGACGTCGCCAGCCACACGCCGCGGGCGGAGACCATGCGGCGGGTGCTCGAGCTGCTGGACGAGCGGCACGGGGGGCCGCTGGGCTGGCTCACCGAGCACGGCTTCGGCCCCGAGGAACAGGCCGCCCTCCGCGCGCGCCTCCGCGAGTAG
- a CDS encoding phosphoenolpyruvate--protein phosphotransferase: MTTHAPGTAAPTTAGPVVLPGTPVVPGVAWGPVVRPSGTVLLPSDDGAVVAEEERAGEKERFAAAAGVVADRLAERAGAATGVSAEVLATTAGLARDRGLLSSVEQRIDAGTPAAVATVQAAQQFVDLFTSLGGLMAERVTDVRDVRDRIVAQLTGQGEPGVPSPDEPSVLLADDLAPADTAGLDPRRITGLATRLGGTTSHTAIIARQLGLPCVVAVGGLADVPEGATVLLDGERGTVTVDPDPEEARARLAASQAAAAALAGYRGPGRTRDGLEVKVLANVQDGAGARAAAAAHAEGVGLLRTELAFLSRAEEPSVEEQARGYAEVFEAFPGQRVVVRTLDAGSDKPLAFATMPDEDNPALGVRGLRVARRDPGLLERQLDAIAEAARRTGASPWVMAPMVATVGEAADFGARVRARGLTPGVMIEVPSAALMAERLLRHVDFLSIGTNDLSQYTLAADRLSADLADLTDPWQPALLALVQLTAEAGRRTGRSVGVCGEAAADPLLACVLIGLGVTSLSCAASSIAGVGARLAVVDTDACRRAAEAALLTDDPHEARAAARRELGVTS; encoded by the coding sequence ATGACCACCCACGCTCCCGGAACCGCCGCCCCGACGACCGCCGGTCCGGTGGTGCTGCCCGGGACGCCCGTCGTCCCCGGTGTGGCCTGGGGCCCGGTCGTCCGCCCGTCGGGCACGGTCCTGCTGCCGTCCGATGACGGCGCCGTGGTCGCCGAGGAGGAGCGCGCGGGGGAGAAGGAGCGCTTCGCGGCGGCCGCCGGCGTGGTGGCCGACCGGCTCGCCGAGCGCGCGGGTGCGGCGACCGGGGTGAGCGCGGAGGTGCTGGCCACGACCGCCGGACTGGCCCGCGACCGCGGCCTGCTGTCGTCGGTCGAGCAGCGGATCGACGCCGGCACGCCCGCCGCCGTCGCGACCGTGCAGGCCGCCCAGCAGTTCGTCGACCTGTTCACGAGCCTCGGCGGGCTCATGGCCGAGCGGGTGACCGACGTCCGCGACGTCCGCGACCGGATCGTCGCCCAGCTGACCGGGCAGGGGGAGCCCGGCGTGCCGAGCCCGGACGAGCCGTCGGTGCTGCTGGCCGACGACCTGGCGCCGGCCGACACGGCGGGGCTCGACCCCCGGCGCATCACCGGCCTGGCCACCCGGCTGGGCGGCACGACCAGCCACACCGCGATCATCGCCCGCCAGCTGGGGCTGCCGTGCGTGGTGGCCGTCGGCGGCCTGGCCGACGTCCCGGAGGGCGCCACCGTGCTGCTCGACGGCGAGCGCGGCACGGTCACCGTCGACCCCGACCCGGAGGAGGCGCGCGCCCGGCTGGCGGCGTCGCAGGCCGCCGCCGCGGCGCTGGCCGGCTACCGCGGCCCGGGCCGCACCCGGGACGGGCTCGAGGTGAAGGTGCTGGCCAACGTGCAGGACGGCGCGGGGGCGCGGGCCGCCGCCGCCGCCCACGCCGAGGGGGTCGGGTTGCTGCGCACCGAGCTGGCCTTCCTCAGCCGGGCCGAGGAGCCCTCGGTGGAGGAGCAGGCCCGCGGCTACGCCGAGGTCTTCGAGGCCTTCCCCGGTCAGCGGGTCGTCGTCCGCACGCTGGACGCCGGGTCGGACAAGCCGCTGGCCTTCGCCACGATGCCCGACGAGGACAACCCGGCCCTCGGCGTCCGTGGCCTGCGGGTGGCCCGGCGCGACCCCGGCCTGCTGGAGCGGCAGCTCGACGCGATCGCCGAGGCCGCCCGCCGGACCGGCGCCTCGCCCTGGGTGATGGCGCCGATGGTGGCCACCGTCGGGGAGGCCGCGGACTTCGGCGCCCGGGTGCGCGCCCGCGGGCTCACCCCCGGCGTGATGATCGAGGTGCCCTCGGCGGCGCTGATGGCCGAGCGGCTGCTGCGGCACGTCGACTTCCTGTCGATCGGCACCAACGACCTGTCGCAGTACACGCTGGCCGCCGACCGGCTCTCGGCCGACCTCGCCGACCTCACCGACCCGTGGCAGCCGGCCCTGCTGGCGCTGGTGCAGCTGACCGCAGAGGCCGGCCGCCGCACCGGGAGGTCGGTCGGGGTCTGCGGGGAGGCCGCCGCCGACCCGCTGCTGGCCTGCGTCCTCATCGGCCTCGGTGTCACCTCGCTGTCCTGTGCCGCGTCGTCGATCGCCGGGGTCGGCGCCCGCCTGGCCGTCGTCGACACCGACGCCTGCCGGCGGGCGGCCGAGGCGGCGCTGCTGACCGACGACCCGCACGAGGCGCGGGCGGCGGCGCGCCGCGAGCTCGGCGTCACCAGCTGA
- a CDS encoding diguanylate cyclase domain-containing protein — protein MSGPAVSEARETSGATTGLLLSYVRQHGGDDAVAEVLRRAGVPFSAAELELPSHWTSYDTRIKLFTAASKVLGDPQTMFRVGREALGLGLTPALVLLIRAMGSPRQVYRQLPRAVAKFSTTSTMRVLESGATHATLSYRLHEGYRHSRLDCEYAQGLIGMVPTVFGLPQAQLVHMECESDGHPACVYHLTWERRRRLGGRRRTDDDVPELLALREQLRILQSAAADLVASEDVETVLQRIIEKAAEAVLAPGWVLAVADPAGGPALVHGAGLPQHQVDSLAATLLAGADPGPNVVAVDVASARRVHGRLATVYRPGEGGLQHERQMLAAYAGYAAAALDLLMALESSRQEADRAGTLLTLAHELAGATDADDVCTVVVEALPRVVGCDSAAVLLWDPAEGCLRTAAHVDPVPEHQEIMYGTPLHAEDVPELVGMLTDREPRFLRPESSSPVLEKLLTALQLTDVVAVPVVAGRTFLGVATASWPAGRAPEVLAGDVLQRLHGVGDQAATALQRARLLETVRHQATHDALTGLPNRVLFLERLGEALATTPADQHVGVLFCDLDRFKAVNDSLGHAAGDELLRQVAARLRAAIRPGDLVGRLSGDEFAVLLPVLTRPEDADRVVARVLGCFDEPFRLEGTGVAVGTSVGVAVHGGGSGSADALLRASDADMYRHKHAGRDGHGAAGA, from the coding sequence GTGAGCGGCCCTGCGGTGTCCGAGGCCCGGGAGACATCCGGCGCCACCACGGGGCTGCTGCTGAGCTACGTGCGCCAGCACGGCGGGGACGACGCGGTCGCCGAGGTGCTGCGCCGTGCCGGTGTGCCGTTCAGCGCCGCCGAGCTCGAGCTGCCCTCGCACTGGACCAGCTACGACACCCGGATCAAGCTGTTCACCGCCGCCAGCAAGGTGCTCGGCGACCCGCAGACCATGTTCCGCGTCGGCCGCGAGGCCCTCGGGCTCGGCCTGACCCCGGCCCTGGTCCTGCTCATCCGCGCGATGGGCTCACCGCGCCAGGTGTACCGCCAGCTGCCACGCGCCGTGGCCAAGTTCTCCACCACCTCGACGATGCGGGTCCTCGAGTCCGGTGCCACCCACGCGACGCTCAGCTACCGGCTGCACGAGGGCTACCGGCACTCCCGGCTGGACTGCGAGTACGCCCAGGGCCTCATCGGCATGGTGCCGACGGTCTTCGGGCTGCCGCAGGCGCAGCTGGTGCACATGGAGTGCGAGTCCGACGGCCACCCCGCCTGCGTCTACCACCTGACGTGGGAGCGCCGCCGGAGGTTGGGCGGGCGCCGCCGCACCGACGACGACGTCCCCGAGCTGCTCGCCCTGCGCGAGCAGCTGCGCATCCTGCAGTCGGCGGCCGCCGACCTGGTCGCCAGCGAGGACGTCGAGACCGTCCTGCAGCGCATCATCGAGAAGGCCGCCGAAGCGGTGCTCGCCCCGGGCTGGGTGCTCGCCGTGGCCGACCCCGCGGGCGGTCCCGCGCTGGTGCACGGCGCCGGCCTGCCGCAGCACCAGGTCGACAGCCTCGCGGCCACGCTGCTGGCCGGTGCCGACCCGGGCCCGAACGTCGTCGCGGTCGACGTCGCGTCGGCCCGCCGGGTGCACGGCCGGCTGGCCACGGTCTACCGTCCCGGTGAGGGGGGCCTCCAGCACGAGCGCCAGATGCTCGCCGCCTACGCCGGCTACGCCGCGGCCGCCCTCGACCTGCTCATGGCGCTGGAGAGCTCCCGGCAGGAGGCCGACCGCGCCGGGACGCTGCTCACCCTGGCCCACGAGCTCGCCGGGGCCACCGACGCCGATGACGTGTGCACGGTGGTCGTCGAGGCGCTGCCCCGCGTCGTCGGCTGCGACAGCGCCGCGGTGCTGCTCTGGGACCCGGCGGAGGGCTGCCTGCGCACGGCCGCCCACGTGGACCCCGTGCCGGAGCACCAGGAGATCATGTACGGGACGCCCCTCCACGCCGAGGACGTCCCGGAGCTGGTCGGGATGCTGACGGACCGGGAACCGCGCTTCCTGCGGCCCGAGTCGAGCAGCCCCGTCCTGGAGAAATTGCTCACGGCCCTGCAGCTCACCGACGTCGTCGCCGTCCCGGTCGTGGCCGGGCGCACCTTCCTCGGCGTCGCCACCGCGAGCTGGCCGGCCGGGCGGGCCCCCGAGGTCCTCGCCGGCGACGTCCTGCAGCGCCTGCACGGTGTCGGCGACCAGGCCGCCACCGCACTCCAGCGGGCTCGCCTGCTCGAGACCGTGCGGCACCAGGCCACCCACGACGCGCTCACCGGGTTGCCCAACCGGGTGCTCTTCCTCGAGCGGCTCGGCGAGGCGCTGGCCACCACGCCCGCCGACCAGCACGTCGGCGTGCTCTTCTGCGACCTCGACCGCTTCAAGGCGGTCAACGACTCGCTCGGCCACGCCGCCGGTGACGAGCTGCTGCGCCAGGTGGCCGCCCGGCTGCGGGCCGCGATCCGCCCCGGCGACCTGGTGGGCCGGCTCAGCGGCGACGAGTTCGCCGTCCTGCTGCCCGTCCTCACCCGGCCCGAGGACGCCGACCGCGTCGTCGCCCGTGTGCTGGGCTGCTTCGACGAGCCCTTCCGCCTCGAGGGCACCGGCGTCGCCGTCGGCACCAGCGTGGGCGTCGCCGTCCACGGCGGCGGATCGGGCAGCGCCGACGCACTGCTGCGCGCCTCCGACGCCGACATGTACCGCCACAAGCACGCCGGCCGCGACGGGCACGGGGCCGCCGGCGCCTGA
- a CDS encoding 1-phosphofructokinase family hexose kinase translates to MTARVVTLTANPSLDRTLSLPGPLVRGGVARLAPSSTEPGGKGVNVARAVAAAGGDVVTVLPAADDDPIVRALRALDLPMATVPIATPVRTNYTLAEPDGTTTKLNEPGAPLDDEARGALTIAMHQHAEGARWVVLSGSLPPGTPLDWYADLVRSLRDTGAKIAVDTSEAPLLALLDAGPDAAPDLLKPNSEELAQLSGVPEAHLTANRATALAAVDTLHARGVTEVLLTLGAEGALLSSAEGVWAATPPRIAVRSTVGAGDCSLAGHVLADLAGAGPAERLRSAVGYGAASASLPGSAVPTPEQVAALDVEVTTVRTEGLPSSTTAPPVTWSTTVPAAGRDVR, encoded by the coding sequence ATGACTGCACGCGTCGTCACGCTCACCGCCAACCCCAGCCTGGACCGGACGCTCTCGCTGCCCGGCCCGCTGGTGCGTGGGGGCGTGGCCCGCCTGGCGCCGAGCTCCACCGAGCCGGGCGGGAAGGGCGTCAACGTCGCCCGCGCGGTCGCCGCCGCCGGCGGGGACGTCGTCACCGTGCTGCCCGCAGCCGACGACGACCCGATCGTCCGGGCGCTGCGGGCGCTGGACCTGCCGATGGCCACGGTCCCGATCGCCACGCCGGTGCGCACCAACTACACGCTGGCCGAGCCCGACGGCACCACCACCAAGCTCAACGAGCCCGGCGCCCCGCTGGACGACGAGGCCCGCGGAGCGCTGACGATCGCGATGCACCAGCACGCCGAGGGCGCCCGCTGGGTGGTGCTCTCCGGCTCGCTGCCGCCCGGCACGCCGCTGGACTGGTACGCCGACCTGGTCCGCTCGCTGCGTGACACCGGCGCGAAGATCGCCGTGGACACCTCCGAGGCCCCGCTGCTGGCGCTGCTGGACGCCGGCCCCGACGCCGCGCCGGACCTGCTCAAGCCCAACTCCGAGGAGCTCGCCCAGCTCTCCGGGGTGCCCGAGGCCCACCTCACCGCCAACCGCGCCACCGCGCTGGCCGCCGTCGACACGCTGCACGCGCGCGGCGTGACCGAGGTGCTGCTGACCCTCGGTGCCGAGGGTGCGCTGCTGTCCAGCGCCGAGGGCGTCTGGGCGGCCACGCCCCCGCGGATCGCGGTCCGCAGCACGGTCGGCGCGGGCGACTGCAGCCTGGCCGGCCACGTGCTGGCCGACCTGGCCGGTGCCGGGCCGGCCGAGCGGCTGCGCAGCGCCGTCGGGTACGGCGCGGCCAGCGCGTCGCTGCCCGGTTCCGCCGTCCCCACGCCCGAACAGGTGGCCGCCCTCGACGTCGAGGTCACCACCGTCCGGACCGAGGGCCTGCCCAGCAGCACCACCGCACCGCCCGTCACATGGAGCACCACCGTCCCGGCCGCCGGCCGCGACGTCCGCTGA
- a CDS encoding DeoR/GlpR family DNA-binding transcription regulator, whose product MYAEERQQTIAGLVADRGRVSVTALAEEFGVTTETVRRDLALLERAGMLRRVHGGAVPAGALTYVETALGERHGTRSEQKRKIAATALDLLPGSDGSLLLDGGSSVAALAEVLPGDRRLLIATHSVPIAARLAAAPGVDLHVLGGRVRGITQCAVGERTVATLADLRVDVAFLGTNGITAEHGFTTPDEAEAAVKRAMIRAGQKVVVLADSSKLGREHLVRFATSADVDVLVTDAEAAPADLARLEDAGIEVVVA is encoded by the coding sequence GTGTACGCCGAGGAACGTCAGCAGACGATCGCCGGGCTGGTCGCCGACCGCGGCCGGGTCTCGGTGACCGCCCTCGCCGAGGAGTTCGGGGTCACCACCGAGACGGTGCGCCGCGACCTCGCCCTCCTCGAGCGTGCCGGGATGCTGCGCCGCGTGCACGGCGGCGCCGTGCCGGCCGGCGCGCTCACCTACGTGGAGACCGCGCTCGGCGAGCGGCACGGCACCCGCAGCGAGCAGAAGCGCAAGATCGCCGCCACCGCGCTGGACCTGCTGCCCGGCTCCGACGGCAGCCTGCTGCTCGACGGCGGCAGCTCCGTCGCCGCGCTGGCCGAGGTCCTCCCCGGGGACCGGCGGCTGCTGATCGCCACGCACTCGGTGCCCATCGCCGCCCGGCTGGCCGCCGCCCCGGGCGTCGACCTGCACGTGCTCGGCGGCCGGGTCCGCGGGATCACCCAGTGCGCCGTCGGCGAGCGGACCGTCGCCACCCTCGCCGACCTGCGGGTCGACGTGGCCTTCCTCGGTACCAACGGCATCACCGCCGAGCACGGCTTCACCACCCCCGACGAGGCGGAGGCCGCGGTGAAGCGGGCGATGATCCGCGCCGGGCAGAAGGTGGTCGTGCTCGCCGACAGCAGCAAGCTCGGCCGCGAGCACCTGGTCCGCTTCGCGACGTCGGCCGACGTCGACGTCCTGGTCACCGACGCCGAGGCCGCACCGGCCGACCTCGCCCGTCTCGAGGACGCCGGGATCGAGGTCGTGGTCGCATGA